The following DNA comes from Salminus brasiliensis chromosome 21, fSalBra1.hap2, whole genome shotgun sequence.
TCTTTGTACTTGTCTTCCATAATCAACCCCTTCACGAATTTGACACGCTGTGATTGGCGTGTTAAAGTTCCTGTAATTATGCTAACGTCATCTGTATTGAAAACCGGTTCAAAGTCATTCTCAGTGTAATCATTGTTTATATaccccattattattattactcacaGCAATTTTGTCATCACCATCACTTGATCACCTCCTCCATTCACTTTCCAGCGACAGTCCCTACTGTTCACAATCAGTCCTTAGTCATCCTTGGTCCTTGTTGGTCATGTTGCTTGTTGGAAAGTTTTAATCCTTTCAAAATGTGTCATAGTGTGGATATGTTGTTAATATCAGTGACAGTCACTGTCAATGTCATTATCCCTGCTCAGTGTTCATTAACCTTTATATAGCATTtggtagggatgtcccgatcaagGTTTTTTTACCCTTGCtccgatccgagtctcttaatgctgactgtcGGTCAAAATTGACTATCTTCTCAAATTGGACAAAAAGGAATAGGATGTCTTTGTCGTTGCATAACTACAACCAAACTGGGTGGTTTGGGCAGCACGGGCAAAAATGGTAGAAAGTTGACAAGCATTTTATGGAAGAGTGAAGAGTTTAAATCCTTTTCTTCTAACAGATTAACTTTGCTCTAGGCTCTTTCAGAGGCTGTCCTGTCTGCCATTTGTCTCTAAGCTAACTCTAAGTTAAAGTCTTCCTCTTAGCCGAACTCTCCAGTCCATCTTAAACGATGCAGCAGTTAcgttctgctgttgaaatgtacacagtgtAACTGTGgctccatttaaggtggaatggagagttaaaATTAGAATCCAGCTTGTGCTTTTGTTTAGGCTGTTAACTGGTAACTTCACCGCACTGATCAGTTCAAAATAAAGCTCTTTTAAATTTTTGCTCACCAAAAAATCTCACAAATAAACTCTGTCTAGTGAAGTTAAAAAAATGAGAAGTTTGTCTGCAGCAGCTGGACATCATGTTTGTTAATGGCGCCTATGGGACGCCAGATGGTActctgctacagcaaacctaaggATAGGAAGTGGATCGGAACCTTCAAAGCCGATACCCGAGCCATTTAAAAAGCCTGGATCGGCCCTCGATCCTGAGTCACTGGATCGGATCGAGACATCCCTAGTATTTGATATCACTGGTCCTTCACTGGTCTGTCTTGCATGCTCTAATATTGTTGCATGCAGTTTGCATGTCCTGTTAAGGATGCTTTAAATTTTGAATTGAATATTCGAGTGTGATTCAGTCTGTTTTTCAATGTCATATCTGCTGTTTGTGATGAATGGATGCAAGGAATGATGTATTCTGTCATTTCATAGGATTCCAACAAGTCCAGTACACAAAGTCTGAGCGATACAGGGTACTCGTCTGATGGCATATCAAGCTCCCACAGTGAAATCACTGGACTGATCCAAGAGGATGGAGTCAAACTCAGTGAGAGAGGCATTTCTGATCAGCGTAGCCCACCTAGCCCCTCAGAAATCACAAAACTAGAGAGTTCCATGCGACCCCTGTTGGAGTCACAGACGGTCTCTAATCAGGGACGGGGTAGGGATCCTCATGGTGCAGCAGACACCGGTGATCAGCAAAGACCTCAGTCACTGTCCATATCACAAGACCAGTTTGATTCTGATGGGGAAGTATCAGATGACCTTAGCTGCAAGTTACGTCATGACTATGTGGAGGACAGCAGCGAAAGTGGCCTTTCTCCCCTGCCGACCAGACAGAAGAAGTTGCAGAAGGATCTAACAGATGAGGAGTTCATGAGGAGGCAGATCTTGGAGATGAGTGCAGATGAGGAGGAAATGACAGAAGCAGAAGGACATGTAAGGATGAAAAAGAGCCATAAACACAGTGGTGATCTGGGAAAAGAGAGACGCCGCCTTACACAGCAATCCAGCAGTTTTGAGGAGGACACCAAAGGTGGTGATGGTGCATACAAGTCCAGTGAAGCCGATGACATGATGGGTTCACAAGGAGGCCTAAGACGATTTAAGACTATAGAGTTGAATAATACCAATAGCTTTAATCGTGAGATGGAACTTAGCACAGAGCATGATCTCAGAGAACCAGAGCTGGAAATGGAAAGCCTCACTGGTTCACCAGAAGAGAGGTCAAGAGGGGAGTACTCCTCAACTCTCCCTGCCACCACACCTAGCTATACATCTGGCACCTCTCCCACCTCTGTGTCATCACTGGAGGATGATAGTGACAGTAGTCCGAGCAGAAGGCAAAGGCTTGAGGAGGCGAAACAGCAGAGGAAAGCCAGACATAGGTCCCATGGCCCACTCTTACCCACAATTGAGGACTCCTCTGAAGAAGATGAACTGAGGGAAGAGGAGGAACTTCTAAGAGAGcaggagaaaatgagagacTTGGAGCAGCAGAGGATTCGTAGCACAGCTAGGAAAACAAAAAGGGACAAGGAGGAACTGAGGGCACAGAGACGCAGAGAGAGGTCAAAGACCCCCCCCAGCAACCTGTCACCTATTGAAGATGCTTCACCGACAGAGGAGCTTCGACAAGCAGCAGAAATGGAAGAACTTCACCGATCTTCCTGCTCAGAGTACTCTCCCTCCATGGATTCAGAGGCAGAGGGGTTTGAAATGAGCTCAAAGCTGTACAAGTCTGGCAGTGAATACAATTTGCCAACTTTCATGTCACTGTACTCACCAACAGAAAAAACTGCTTCACCATCTGTAATAGATAAATCACTAAAAAGTGCTGAGGAGGTTTATGAGGAAATGATGAGGAAGGCAGAGATGATGCAAAAGCAGCAGGGACAGCAAGGGAGACAAGGGCAGCAGGGGCCACCACAGTTAGCAAATAATCAGCACTTAGGTACAGGGTCAAAATCTTTGAGTCCCGGCACAAGCCCTACACAGGTCGCAGCCCCTGTCTCATTTTCAGAAAGAGGCACTAGTGGAAGAGGAAAAGCCTTGACTGAAACACAGCAATATATGCAACAAAATCAGCCCAGGATTACTTCTCAAACCTCCAAAATGGCTCCTGCACCTCCAGGTACTCAGTCTCAAGTGCGGCAGCCTGCCCCTGGACACTCACAAGTAAGACCTTCCCAAGCAACACCAACCGACCCTGGAGCATCTTCACTAACATCAAAGATGTTCTCATATTTCAAGGGTCCCAGTCCTCCTACATCCCCATCTACCTCTCCCACACAAAGTCCCACTCATCCCCGTGCTCCTGGTCCCACGTCAACTGTACCAGCCACTCAAGGTTCCCACATTTCCCAACGACCTGGAGCACCACGTCTTGCAAGACAGCAGTCCTCACAAGATTCGCCTGTCATGGTCATAACACTAGCAGGTACCACCAGTCATCCCACCAAACCAGTAACTGTCAATTCTTCCACATCCCCTCTATCTTCTCCAACAAGTAATCTGCAGCAGTCAATTTATCAGACCCAGCCTCCAAAAGCAAGCTCTGCTACATCTCCACAGCAGTCACAACAAAGCTTTCAGAGAGCTCAAATAGCTGAAAGAGTGACTGTTGGTGTAAGCACTGCCACCACTGCAAACTCCCAAAGTCATAAATCCCCTGTTGAAAACATATCCTTGTGCAAAATCTCGACTGTCCCAGGAACCTCTAGGGTTATCGAGCAAGGGACAATGGCCCAAAGTGGTAATGTAGTTGACCTTAGAGCACCGATGAAGCCTACTCCGATCATCATGACAGACCAGGGTATGGATCTGACATCCTTGGCATCTGACACACGAAGGTACTCCCTTGATGCAGACCAACCCCCGAGTCGTCACACTGCGGTACAACCTTTAATCATGAACCTAAATGCACAGGCACAACCTCATGTGACGACGTCCACGCCAACAACAGTAAGTGTCACTGTGGCAGCATCGATGTTCATATCACAACCTAAACACCCAGTGGTTTATGGAGATCCAATGCAGAATCGAGTTGACCTTGGTCAAGGGGTAGGGTCGGCAGTTTGTCTTACTCAGACCAGACCAGCTATAACAGACTCATCTATTCCGAAGATAGATGCATGTCTCGAAGATTTAGGaatccaacagcagcagcttcaaaAGCAGCAACAGAAGCTTCAAGAACAACAGCAGCTCCTTGAACAACAGCTCCAGCAGCACCAACAAGCAACTTCTTTTGCACGTTACAACTTAGCAAACCAAGTCCAACCAATACTGTTAAAGAAAGACTTAGTAGCTAGCCAGACAAGTGGTGGAGGCACGCAAACAGTGGTTAGTGCTGTAACAAAGGTTTCACCACTTCCCCCACAGTCCCCTTTAACAGGTTCTGTATCTTCTACACCTACTCATGGCCATGATATATATGGTGGGGTAGCTCTGGAACTAAAGAATAAGCCTACTGTAGTGAATCTATCTACGGGAAAGCCCCATGTCATGATGGTGCAGTTAGATGAAAGTAGTTCATCACAAGGGGGTACAGTTACCCAGATAGTTAAAAATGAGGAGCCACCTCCACCGCCAGCCCCAGAAGTCCTAGATCTCACTGGACAGATCAAGTCAGAGAACCAAGTGGCCTGCTGTGATGTTGTGTACAAGTTgccttttgctggtagctgttCAGGTCCTTTTGGCCAGAGAGGGAAGACAGCTACTTCAGAGCCGAATCCTACTGCTGAGCCCACCCAAGCTTCTCATCAGCAAACCCAGCCAGGAAAAGATGGTATGGCAGAAGAGCATAAACCCTTTACCATGCCTCCTCCTGGACGTATTCCACCATCAATGTCAGACACAAATCTTGCAGAATCAGGACTTCAGTACTATCACAGGGCTGATCCTGGCGATTTAGCAGTAGATTTAAGCTCTATGAAACAAGCATACGAGGCAGGATATCTTGGAATGGGTGCCCAGTACGGATCCTACACAGATTTGCGCCATCAAGGTGAAGTTTCCGCACCACCCCTACCTCTGCGTAGGTATGGCTCCATGTCCAATATCAGTGGAGACTATGGATATCCTTCTCGTGACGTAGCGGGTTTTCAAGAATCAAACCTTGCACAGTACAGTGCCACCACTGCCAGAGAGATTAGCAGAATGTGTGCAGCTCTTAATTCAATGGATCAGTTTGGAAATCGTTATGCCAACAGCCCTGAACTTCTTCAGTATGGTGCTGGAAGAGGAGGCCCGGCAGGAAGGCTAGGCCTGCAGCAAGGTCTGGCTTCTATCAGGGCCAATCTGCTCTATGGCCCAGATGGAAGGCCTACTGCACACGGTCAAGCACTTACTACTCTTATCAACGCTAGACAGGCTAGCTTGCGAGCCTTATATCCCCCTGCCATGAGAACTGCAGACGGCATGATATACTCTACCATCAACACTCCCATAGCCTCAACTTTGCCAATCACAACCCAGCCTGCTCCTGTACTAAACCCCATGCTAAGAGGAGTCTATAGACCTTACCCTCCAGGCAATGTGACGGCTGTTCCGCTGGCTAGCCTTACAAGATTGCCTCCTGTGACTCCAAGGATGCCTCTCTCCACACAGGGACCTTATAGATATCTCCCTCCCAACCGATTTCCATCATCTACCCCAGATTCTATCCCAGGaagcataccgccaacaagtaCCTCTCAAGAAACCCCTGTCTATCTTGGCAAGCCCACAGTACCTGGCACAATGCCAGCCTCTACATCATTGCCAACTGCACAACCTGTTACAAATTTTCAGGGTGCACCTAGAGTTAACGCTTCAACTAGTGCTATGCCGACTCAACCGACCATGTTAGGCCAACAGAGCTCTCAGAGTCCTATTCCAGTAGATGGTACAACAGTCCATCCTCCAAATCAGACTCCGATTCCAATGCAGCAGACACAGACTCAGCCTCAAGGATTCACCAAAGGTCAAGATTTGTCCCTAACTCAAGGCCTGTCGCTGTCTCAGACACAGTCCCACTTATCGGTGCCACACTCTCAGCCACAGGCAGTTACTTGTGTGTTACCAGATTCAGCAGTAAGCTCCATCATGACAACACCTACAGACaaggaaaaggagaaagaagaagagcgCCTGAGACAACAACAGGAGCAGCTCCTGCAGCTGGAGAGGGAGCGTATCGAGCTAGAGAAGCTTCGTCAGTTGCGTCTGCATGAAGAGCTGGAGAGGGACCGCTTAGAGCTACAGAGGCACAGGGAGAAAGAACAGATGCTTGTGCAGCGTGAGATCCAAGAACTTCAGACCATTAAGCAGCAGGtcttgcagcagcagcaagctGAAAGAGAAACACAGCTTGTAATGCAGAGAGAGCAGTTAGCCCAGCAAAGAATGCAACTGGACCAAATTCAGTCCCTGCAACagcaactccagcagcagcttgAAGAGCAGAAGAGGCAGAAGACAGCAGCTGTTGAAGCAGCCGCAGCAGTGGCAGCGGCAGAGGCGGCCGCCGCCTCAgcggctgctgctgcagcagccACAACAGCACAAGGTGCAATTCAAGGCATAATGGTTGGCGGTTCCCCTCAAGCCATTTCTATTCTCTGTGATCAGAACGGTAGAGTTATTCCACAAGATGGCCAGAGCGTGCAGTACCTGCCTTgtgtagatggacagatggtGCAAGCACTGGTATCCACAAGGTCTATACCTAGTTCTGCTTCTGAAATGTCTCTGAGGAACAGTGATGATCAAAGAAGTGGCCGAACTATGAAGAAGCAGAACTCAATGCCCCGCCTAAGGGATGAATCTGAGGAAGAACCTGTGAAAAGGATTGCAGACAGCAGCGTCCAAACTGATGATGAAGATGGAGAGGATCGGTTCATGTCCCGCCGCAGAAGGACCAGACGTATTGCTGACTGCAGTGTCCAGACAGATGAGGAAGACCAGGCAGAGTGGGACAACCAGCCAGTACGACGTCGGCGCTCGAGGTACTCCAAGCACTCTGAATCAAGTGCAGAAACTAAGGCTGATGCTTCTAAAGTGACCTCCAGCATAGCCATCCAGACCACTAGTGACTCCTCGTGTCAAACCGAAACCGATCAACTGGGTAGAGTCTCCCCAGCCATCCACATCACGATGGCTGAGACATCCAAAGTTGAATTGCTACACTACATCTCTGCCCCAGAAAGGACACAGAAGGGAGAGAGTTTGGCCTGCCAGACTGACCCAGAAGCCCAGTCTCAAGGCGTGGTTGCTCCTCAGCTCAGTGTCCCCACCACAGTCAGTCCCTACTCCACCAGTTTACAGTTGGTTGGTGCCACCCCAACGAAGTTTGAAAGGAGGAAACCCGACCCCCTAGACATTGGCTTGCAAGCCCAACAGAATGACGCTCGTGGACCTCCCAAGTCCCCACAGGTCCTGTATTCCCCTGTGTCTCCACTGTCCCCCCACCGCATGCTGGAGACTACTTTTGCCTCCAGTGAGAAGCTCAACAAGGCCCATGTCACACCCCAGCAGAAAGCCTTCACCACTGAGTCACCCCAGAGGCATCAGACAATTCCAAGGCCCATAAAGAGTGTTCAGCGGTCCATGTCAGATCCCAAGCCCCTCAGTCCAACCTCAGATGACCCATCCAAAACCAAATTCACCCTGTACCAGAATCAAACCTCCTCTAACAGTCAGGTAAGAGAATTTCATATTATTCAAGAAAAATTAAGTTATGTTTTCTTAGTCGAGTACAAGATGCTCATTGATGCTGACATGAGAGGCAGTACAGGGAGCGCTGACGGAAGTGTTTATCGTTAGAGCAGTGACGCATTCACATAAGGTTTGTCATCACTGGAGATGTTTGGAGCACTACGGCTGTAAAACTAGGTTTCTGATGAGCTCCATACTCTCCTCACATTTTCTCATTCTTTATCTCGTATTTCTGTTTTTCCATCCCTTTCTTTGACGCCGAGTACCTTTAAAACCCTGCTGAGACCTGAAGCTTTGAAGGTTCATGAGGAGCCCAAAAAGTCCATTTGTTTTCCAGTATTTGTCTTTTACATTATTATGTAGGGTAAAGAAGTTGACCTGATATTGTTTCCACACGCTCATTGTTTTAAGTCATACATTTTATTAGTTTGCATTGCCTGTGCAGTTTTATTTTTGGGATTGACACCATATTTACTTGTCACATCGCACCaatatttttatacacataGCTTTAAGAAGACAGAAAATCAGGCTAAGGTTTGCCTGAGACAGCTGACAACAAGGTTTtactccttgcacacctcccatgaagATGAACcttgtttggtctctttctgatagtTGATGCTGATACTGTTGATTGACAACAGTGGTGTCGAGAGccgagagctacctgtagatacGGCAAGGACATTTTTGGATTGTTGGGGACTTTAGAACATATCTTGTGGTCTGCtattggactgaacttgctaggaaggcctgacctggccatgttggcagttgttttacaTCTAAATTATTTAGTGGACTGGTTTAGTAGttctggaatatatatatatatatatatatatatatatatatatatagatattcaCAATATTAACaatgagattaaaaaaaaaatgaaactaCTGTCAATCTACTgttgatcttttttttattttgatcttcatttttttttttttttttttatttccctttGCTTTCTACTGTTCTGAGatgtttttaacttttaagCGTCTTAAAATTTCtatctgaaggcctcagagagctctttgaatATGGCCCAGGTGaaaccactcacttcaacaatcgaGAGCAAACTAAATGAAATGTCTAAGGTTTCAGTGAGACCAGGCTCCTCCAAGATCCTCTCAAAGCATGTTCTAATCACCTACActtgatgtgctgcacctgattctagtTTTAGGCTTTTGACGTAGTGATAAGTGTGGCGGTGTCCTAACTCACAAGGAAGGATATTGTTCAACTCAAATGtctgtatgtttaaatatgttcaaaaagacaaagTCCTAATTGTTCGGCGTGACTGTAACTTGCTGTCAGATGGCCTTTCCCTTGACGTTCTTGTTTATTAATCTCAAGTAGAGGAAATTTTTAATGTTTACTTTACTTCCTTAAAgctatgttttaaaaaatacactGATGGAGCATATCCTCATTGTAAAAGTTGTAAAGTAGCCAGCAGCCATATCCGCTACAACACTGCTGATAAAATGatgtaataaatacatcaaaataAATCCAGTTATTCAATACAGGCATCTCCCTTAATATATATCCTTGACCTAGCTTGTAGAGATGAAAACTGTCAGAGTAGCACTGCTGCA
Coding sequences within:
- the bsnb gene encoding protein bassoon isoform X1, with translation MGNEASLEGEGEAPGSVSAAPGAGQFNKPSNGAPGGGPAPGAAQGPNSIHGKPNQTDPTMGPKPGGPGGPGGAGPGPGVPQQPPGSTQDHVARKSLQVDVGSSKSGRSPAASPDRSSAPPSPYALPQIAPMPSSKLCPVCKTADLTGTTDGQPNSNTCTQCRSTVCNQCGFNPNPHLTEVQEWLCLNCQMQRALGMDMDTPRSKSQQQIHSPSQPSKPQPQTAPQTPVSAPAQPQPPPPSQTPQPQPKPQPPPAQDLHKQPAPDPAKTVPQSKPPAPGAVPLPGLAKAPSQPDLSRSGPGAHPQTRSAGSSPSRQPPPPEQPFGKLFGFGASLLNQASSLISVEPTQAPAQGPAPGQAPGQAQPSPAKTPQKQPGGPATAPKPGPQAMPPQQQQKSRPKVTCPLCQTELNVGVPTEPPNYNHCTQCHAQVCNMCGFNPTPHLTEKKEWLCLTCQTQRAMSGDLGGGPPPVPQPMGSPRPTGPASQQPPQQRGPSQQAGVRPTGPQQQKPPGAQVSGPLPPTKQRVPQGKGSTQPSPAKTAPTHPASKTDIRKQEQSVSKKQAVSKSEREGDVKTSLKKGAQDVKDQKRSSDMQKSKHHDDSNKSSTQSLSDTGYSSDGISSSHSEITGLIQEDGVKLSERGISDQRSPPSPSEITKLESSMRPLLESQTVSNQGRGRDPHGAADTGDQQRPQSLSISQDQFDSDGEVSDDLSCKLRHDYVEDSSESGLSPLPTRQKKLQKDLTDEEFMRRQILEMSADEEEMTEAEGHVRMKKSHKHSGDLGKERRRLTQQSSSFEEDTKGGDGAYKSSEADDMMGSQGGLRRFKTIELNNTNSFNREMELSTEHDLREPELEMESLTGSPEERSRGEYSSTLPATTPSYTSGTSPTSVSSLEDDSDSSPSRRQRLEEAKQQRKARHRSHGPLLPTIEDSSEEDELREEEELLREQEKMRDLEQQRIRSTARKTKRDKEELRAQRRRERSKTPPSNLSPIEDASPTEELRQAAEMEELHRSSCSEYSPSMDSEAEGFEMSSKLYKSGSEYNLPTFMSLYSPTEKTASPSVIDKSLKSAEEVYEEMMRKAEMMQKQQGQQGRQGQQGPPQLANNQHLGTGSKSLSPGTSPTQVAAPVSFSERGTSGRGKALTETQQYMQQNQPRITSQTSKMAPAPPGTQSQVRQPAPGHSQVRPSQATPTDPGASSLTSKMFSYFKGPSPPTSPSTSPTQSPTHPRAPGPTSTVPATQGSHISQRPGAPRLARQQSSQDSPVMVITLAGTTSHPTKPVTVNSSTSPLSSPTSNLQQSIYQTQPPKASSATSPQQSQQSFQRAQIAERVTVGVSTATTANSQSHKSPVENISLCKISTVPGTSRVIEQGTMAQSGNVVDLRAPMKPTPIIMTDQGMDLTSLASDTRRYSLDADQPPSRHTAVQPLIMNLNAQAQPHVTTSTPTTVSVTVAASMFISQPKHPVVYGDPMQNRVDLGQGVGSAVCLTQTRPAITDSSIPKIDACLEDLGIQQQQLQKQQQKLQEQQQLLEQQLQQHQQATSFARYNLANQVQPILLKKDLVASQTSGGGTQTVVSAVTKVSPLPPQSPLTGSVSSTPTHGHDIYGGVALELKNKPTVVNLSTGKPHVMMVQLDESSSSQGGTVTQIVKNEEPPPPPAPEVLDLTGQIKSENQVACCDVVYKLPFAGSCSGPFGQRGKTATSEPNPTAEPTQASHQQTQPGKDGMAEEHKPFTMPPPGRIPPSMSDTNLAESGLQYYHRADPGDLAVDLSSMKQAYEAGYLGMGAQYGSYTDLRHQGEVSAPPLPLRRYGSMSNISGDYGYPSRDVAGFQESNLAQYSATTAREISRMCAALNSMDQFGNRYANSPELLQYGAGRGGPAGRLGLQQGLASIRANLLYGPDGRPTAHGQALTTLINARQASLRALYPPAMRTADGMIYSTINTPIASTLPITTQPAPVLNPMLRGVYRPYPPGNVTAVPLASLTRLPPVTPRMPLSTQGPYRYLPPNRFPSSTPDSIPGSIPPTSTSQETPVYLGKPTVPGTMPASTSLPTAQPVTNFQGAPRVNASTSAMPTQPTMLGQQSSQSPIPVDGTTVHPPNQTPIPMQQTQTQPQGFTKGQDLSLTQGLSLSQTQSHLSVPHSQPQAVTCVLPDSAVSSIMTTPTDKEKEKEEERLRQQQEQLLQLERERIELEKLRQLRLHEELERDRLELQRHREKEQMLVQREIQELQTIKQQVLQQQQAERETQLVMQREQLAQQRMQLDQIQSLQQQLQQQLEEQKRQKTAAVEAAAAVAAAEAAAASAAAAAAATTAQGAIQGIMVGGSPQAISILCDQNGRVIPQDGQSVQYLPCVDGQMVQALVSTRSIPSSASEMSLRNSDDQRSGRTMKKQNSMPRLRDESEEEPVKRIADSSVQTDDEDGEDRFMSRRRRTRRIADCSVQTDEEDQAEWDNQPVRRRRSRYSKHSESSAETKADASKVTSSIAIQTTSDSSCQTETDQLGRVSPAIHITMAETSKVELLHYISAPERTQKGESLACQTDPEAQSQGVVAPQLSVPTTVSPYSTSLQLVGATPTKFERRKPDPLDIGLQAQQNDARGPPKSPQVLYSPVSPLSPHRMLETTFASSEKLNKAHVTPQQKAFTTESPQRHQTIPRPIKSVQRSMSDPKPLSPTSDDPSKTKFTLYQNQTSSNSQMSSLQQQQNAMMKKVKRTLPSPPPDETPLPIVTPAMPHMYSSPSMSQRVLPRPVQGITKAGLLSDLKAVEQESTKLRKQQAELEEEEKEIDAKLRCLEMGITQRKETMVKERERRELAYLRSMGDARDYMSDSELNNLRLAGVAPGTYEGNAMLSRPSTAPLNQFTSDLNAASQYLPTSSYLPYPYPQSQPTPTQPPTAAYQQIGFQPPQYPAPSQPQPGTFQPHPPQPSSYQTQGAFQSHGYTQSSYQPDLSLQQPSHQGFQSTAAPLPGQTLPYPSQNLSYQPQADILSVHQMPRQTSLADLEQKLPTNYEIISNPAVSVATSAQETGFSGVYSSPLANAYAPYRTPDQTLTDRIPSPTSGFGTDGLYTTNLEQNIPRNYVMIDDISELTKENMGSSDMSRTGYGNENGPRGTGYGDRSEDPYGRPTDSTGYHQQGAVDSHGRPNTSVSGGSSYYYDDYKHGSRSSSGMGSQKHSSKNLAPAVVSSKRSKHRKQGMEQKISKFSPIEEARDVESDLASYTMTTSTGGSCTIVSRTGVKKNVYDQQKHYGSRDRLDEDDRLYSSGRSRSTGYGMDKISSRDSAGYRSKSYERDAMERSQRGTHGRSGRPSMRTQNSEEESPLSPVGKPMGIGRVPDPHDVRNQYGSSHSLPDVQDHHMRDIPKSHVYKPDDPYLVDDMHCAVSDSEAYHLGQEETDWFEKPREARSDRSRHHGSGGHSSSGKRSHIKHTYHDYDEPPEEDLWPQDEYSHQQQSSSTSPRDHRHHGSSSGRHSSSRHSSEDPRSSRSSRSHPKEPSSRTEGRGTSSSSQKRSSDPRSAQSGYRDSGDYSRDPAAGHHHTSSGQRGQRQSGSSRRQESPGSRQQPQQQQQQHQQGPGGQQQPPQQGQQRSTAQPSTGRQPGSQQAEAGQAGQQPRAPQQQSQQQPGQQPATTAGATQPTSSATGAGAGAGAAQQQAKPGQVSAPGRQQAAGPPAAQPAAAGAKMDSVPPAAVPTPAVAIGSKAVPQPAKGPTTPATGIGSKAAPRPGGIGSAAQPGQQPAEGENVLTKILQGGAAEQAGKLGDAVSALGKKFTSFW